The Deltaproteobacteria bacterium genome contains a region encoding:
- a CDS encoding KpsF/GutQ family sugar-phosphate isomerase produces MPLPRKARRPPAVRRGKASEDVKRARRVLAIETAGIAAVANHLDQRFDRALMLLQGCRGKVVVTGMGKSGLIARKIASTLASTGTPSLFMHAAEALHGDSGMLARGDVVVALSYSGETELVQLLPFLKRMALPLIVFTGQPRSALARAAEVVLDVAVPEEACPLGLAPTASTTAQLALGDALAVALLERRGFKASDFAHLHPSGALGRQLLKVEDLMHRGDTIPSVVADTPFKETVIEITSKRLGVTGVVDGAGGLLGMVTDGDLRRAFERAPDVRLLTARELMTSNPKTVDRAPLTIDGAALAAEALAIMERFSITSLFIVDTTRRPVGILHIHDLLHAGVV; encoded by the coding sequence ATGCCTCTACCACGTAAAGCGCGACGCCCGCCGGCAGTGCGCCGTGGCAAAGCGAGCGAAGATGTGAAACGCGCGCGGCGCGTGCTCGCGATCGAAACCGCGGGGATCGCCGCCGTTGCCAACCATTTGGATCAGCGCTTCGATCGCGCGTTGATGCTGCTGCAAGGCTGCCGCGGCAAGGTCGTGGTCACCGGGATGGGCAAATCCGGGCTGATCGCGCGCAAGATTGCGTCGACCTTGGCGAGCACCGGCACTCCGTCGTTGTTCATGCACGCCGCCGAAGCGCTGCACGGTGACTCGGGCATGCTGGCGCGCGGCGATGTGGTGGTGGCGCTGTCGTACAGCGGCGAGACCGAACTGGTGCAGTTGCTGCCGTTTCTCAAGCGGATGGCGCTGCCGCTGATCGTCTTCACCGGCCAGCCACGCTCGGCGCTGGCGCGGGCGGCCGAAGTCGTGCTCGATGTCGCGGTCCCGGAAGAAGCCTGTCCACTCGGGTTGGCGCCGACCGCGAGCACGACCGCGCAACTCGCGCTCGGCGATGCGCTGGCGGTGGCGCTGCTCGAACGGCGCGGCTTCAAGGCGAGCGACTTCGCGCATCTGCATCCCTCGGGTGCGCTGGGCCGTCAGCTGCTCAAGGTTGAGGATCTCATGCATCGCGGCGACACGATTCCATCGGTGGTCGCCGATACGCCGTTCAAGGAAACCGTGATCGAGATTACGAGCAAGCGGCTCGGTGTTACCGGCGTGGTCGATGGCGCCGGGGGATTGCTCGGGATGGTAACCGACGGCGACCTCCGTCGCGCCTTCGAGCGCGCCCCGGACGTCCGCCTGCTCACCGCGCGCGAGTTGATGACCAGCAATCCCAAGACGGTCGATCGTGCGCCGCTGACCATCGACGGCGCCGCGCTGGCTGCTGAGGCGCTCGCCATCATGGAGCGCTTCAGCATCACGTCGCTCTTCATCGTCGACACCACGCGCCGGCCGGTTGGCATCCTGCACATTCACGACCTGCTGCACGCCGGCGTGGTCTAG
- a CDS encoding lysophospholipid acyltransferase family protein, which produces MTNPLRRLSKRLPRLRRAVRRIKHAGVYWPTRFMLWGVNRLSPDAALNLAERAGALLFRVLRKPRRLAVEHLRIAFGDQLSEASRVRLAGASFINIARCFCEIAQIDTLRPQFGDYIEIDGWDHAQAVLDQGRGAVVITGHVGNWELMAAYFAWKGLPMATIARRAYEPRLNQLIVDLRRQQGVQTILLESPNATRDLLRVLKNHGLLAIVIDQEPKAASESVPFFSRAAHTPAAAASLAVRRKLPVFAAFIQRRPQRGHRITILPPFAVPDSGDVPTDIRDLTAIISEALEEQIRKNPAEWVWWHRRWWPAPLTDLDLDRELPYAYSPSGL; this is translated from the coding sequence ATGACGAATCCGCTTCGTCGTCTCTCTAAGCGATTGCCGCGGCTGCGGCGGGCAGTCCGTCGGATCAAGCATGCCGGGGTCTATTGGCCAACGCGCTTCATGCTGTGGGGGGTCAACCGCCTGAGTCCAGATGCTGCGCTCAACCTGGCCGAACGTGCCGGTGCGTTGCTATTCCGAGTGCTGCGCAAACCGCGACGGCTCGCCGTGGAGCATTTGCGCATCGCGTTCGGTGACCAGCTCTCGGAAGCGTCACGCGTGCGGCTGGCGGGCGCCTCGTTCATCAACATTGCGCGCTGCTTTTGCGAGATCGCCCAGATCGACACGCTGCGCCCGCAGTTCGGCGACTACATCGAGATCGACGGCTGGGATCACGCGCAAGCGGTGCTCGACCAAGGCCGCGGCGCGGTCGTCATCACCGGCCACGTCGGCAATTGGGAATTGATGGCCGCCTATTTCGCGTGGAAGGGCTTGCCGATGGCCACCATCGCCCGTCGCGCCTACGAGCCGCGCCTCAATCAGCTCATCGTCGATCTTCGCCGCCAGCAGGGCGTGCAGACCATCTTGCTCGAGAGTCCGAACGCCACGCGGGATCTCCTCCGGGTGCTCAAGAACCACGGCTTGTTGGCGATCGTGATCGATCAGGAACCGAAGGCCGCTTCCGAATCCGTACCATTCTTCAGCCGGGCGGCGCACACGCCGGCTGCGGCGGCCTCGTTAGCGGTTCGGCGCAAGCTGCCGGTGTTCGCCGCCTTCATTCAACGCCGGCCACAGCGCGGACATCGCATCACGATCTTGCCGCCTTTTGCGGTGCCGGATAGCGGCGACGTGCCGACCGATATTCGCGATCTCACGGCGATAATCAGCGAGGCGCTGGAAGAACAGATCCGTAAGAATCCAGCCGAATGGGTGTGGTGGCACCGGCGCTGGTGGCCCGCACCGCTCACCGACCTTGATCTCGACCGGGAATTGCCATATGCGTACTCGCCCTCTGGTTTGTAA
- a CDS encoding DUF433 domain-containing protein, translated as MPDGLRTATQDLREMPSYRITEAAHYLGMPLATLRAWTLGQPYATRTGPRLFAPLIGIAQRKPPLLSFLNLVEIHVLDAIRREHKLSLQKVRKALRYLREQCPSAHPLADQKFMTDGLDLFTTRYGQLINISRAGQLAMRELLEAHLRRIERDPAGIPIKLYPFTRRHDADEPKRIVIDPTVSFGRPVLAGTGIATAVVTERYKAGESVDDLAEDYGRDRLDIEEAIRCELEVQAA; from the coding sequence ATGCCGGATGGGCTTCGAACAGCTACGCAAGACCTACGCGAGATGCCGTCCTACCGGATCACAGAGGCGGCCCACTACCTTGGGATGCCGCTGGCGACGCTTCGGGCTTGGACGCTCGGTCAGCCCTATGCGACTAGAACCGGGCCACGACTGTTCGCGCCGCTCATCGGCATCGCGCAGAGGAAACCCCCGCTCTTGTCGTTTCTGAATCTGGTTGAGATCCACGTGCTGGATGCGATCCGGCGAGAGCACAAGTTGTCGCTGCAGAAGGTTCGCAAGGCGCTGCGCTATCTCCGTGAACAGTGTCCGTCCGCACACCCGTTGGCCGATCAGAAGTTCATGACGGACGGGTTGGATCTCTTCACCACCCGCTATGGCCAACTCATCAACATCTCGCGAGCCGGCCAGTTGGCGATGCGCGAACTGCTGGAAGCGCATCTTCGCCGCATCGAACGCGACCCGGCAGGTATTCCGATCAAGCTCTATCCTTTTACGCGTAGGCACGATGCGGACGAACCGAAGCGCATCGTAATTGATCCGACTGTATCGTTTGGTCGCCCGGTACTTGCAGGCACCGGCATTGCCACCGCGGTAGTCACCGAGCGGTACAAAGCGGGAGAGTCTGTGGACGACCTCGCGGAGGACTATGGTCGCGACCGGCTCGACATCGAAGAAGCGATTCGGTGCGAGCTCGAAGTCCAAGCCGCCTGA
- a CDS encoding DUF433 domain-containing protein gives MKATSLGRYVVADPNICHGQQTFRGTRILVADVLEQVASGMAWEAIVDEWRSAITKDAIAEAVRLAREALVHHADQPARRMTGS, from the coding sequence ATGAAAGCCACATCCCTGGGGCGGTACGTCGTCGCAGACCCGAACATCTGCCACGGGCAGCAGACCTTTCGCGGGACGCGCATCTTGGTAGCTGATGTACTCGAACAAGTCGCGAGTGGCATGGCCTGGGAGGCCATCGTCGATGAGTGGCGCAGCGCGATCACCAAAGACGCCATCGCCGAGGCAGTGCGCTTAGCGCGCGAAGCGCTGGTACACCACGCCGACCAGCCGGCCCGTCGCATGACGGGCTCGTGA
- the lexA gene encoding transcriptional repressor LexA: MILTKRQKQLFDYIEGYITGHGFAPTLEEIGAQFGLSSLATVHKHLTNLEQKGLITRQANLSRAIEVVSRQKKRRAVELPLLGRVAAGQPIEALETADTIAVPEEFVRKQNTFVLRVAGNSMINDGIFDGDYIVVEERHVPENGETVVAVIDGAATVKRFHREKGGIIRLQPANDTLKPIRVSSAAVTIRGVVVAVMRKY; encoded by the coding sequence ATGATTCTCACCAAGCGACAGAAGCAGTTGTTCGACTACATCGAGGGATACATCACCGGCCACGGGTTCGCGCCGACGTTGGAAGAGATCGGCGCACAGTTCGGGTTGTCGTCGCTCGCCACGGTCCACAAGCACCTCACCAACCTCGAACAGAAGGGACTGATCACGCGGCAAGCGAATCTCAGCCGTGCGATTGAAGTGGTGTCGCGCCAGAAGAAACGGCGCGCGGTCGAGCTCCCGCTACTCGGGCGGGTGGCCGCCGGTCAGCCGATCGAGGCGCTGGAGACGGCAGATACCATCGCGGTACCCGAAGAATTCGTCCGCAAGCAGAACACTTTCGTACTCCGGGTGGCGGGCAACTCGATGATCAACGACGGCATCTTCGACGGCGACTACATCGTGGTCGAAGAACGCCACGTACCGGAGAACGGCGAAACCGTAGTCGCCGTCATTGACGGCGCCGCGACGGTCAAACGATTCCATCGGGAGAAAGGCGGCATCATCCGCCTGCAGCCCGCCAACGACACGCTCAAGCCGATCCGCGTCAGCTCCGCCGCCGTCACAATCCGTGGCGTGGTGGTGGCGGTGATGCGGAAGTACTGA
- a CDS encoding class I SAM-dependent methyltransferase, producing MSEEIGHAHSVNRTVSEPAIGTAYNASNVTFRVLRAFGWGPLLNLGYYPFGKPLTLLNFLVTPLILTPFFRLPAAQMNLVKKSVALLDLRGGRRVLDVACGRGTSSYMMANASPHTHVTGIDLLAENMAVARTLYGNTPNLSYREGDAMNLDFPERSFDRVLCLEAAFHFPDRARFLSQLNRVVDAGTRVVIVDFMWKNDEARHHCSEATRRLVGSTWQWDNFDSVQAYQHNARTNGFNVEACLDWSSHVTAPLRTIFKCVAGLAQRTWGRALLLQQNPLLRALTDEDWREFARSARAHSDVQRHSQYVALVLSR from the coding sequence GTGTCAGAAGAAATCGGTCACGCGCACTCGGTGAACCGGACAGTATCCGAACCGGCAATCGGCACCGCGTACAACGCGTCGAACGTGACCTTCCGGGTTCTTCGCGCCTTTGGGTGGGGTCCGTTGCTCAATCTCGGCTACTACCCGTTCGGCAAGCCGCTCACGCTGCTCAACTTCCTGGTGACGCCGCTGATCCTGACGCCGTTCTTTCGCCTGCCGGCCGCGCAGATGAACCTGGTCAAGAAGAGCGTTGCACTGCTGGATCTCCGCGGCGGTCGCCGCGTGCTCGATGTCGCCTGTGGCCGCGGAACCAGCTCGTACATGATGGCGAACGCGTCTCCGCACACGCACGTCACCGGCATCGACCTGCTGGCGGAAAACATGGCCGTCGCGCGTACCCTCTACGGCAATACGCCGAATCTGAGTTACCGCGAGGGCGACGCGATGAACCTCGACTTCCCCGAGCGGTCGTTCGATCGCGTCCTCTGCCTCGAGGCTGCGTTCCACTTCCCCGATCGCGCCCGCTTCCTGAGCCAGCTTAATCGGGTGGTGGATGCGGGAACACGCGTCGTGATCGTCGACTTCATGTGGAAGAACGACGAGGCGCGCCACCACTGCAGCGAGGCGACCCGCCGTTTGGTGGGCAGCACGTGGCAGTGGGACAATTTCGATTCGGTCCAAGCGTATCAGCACAATGCGCGGACGAATGGTTTCAACGTCGAAGCCTGTCTCGATTGGTCATCGCATGTCACGGCGCCGCTGCGCACGATCTTCAAGTGCGTCGCCGGACTCGCCCAGCGGACCTGGGGTCGCGCCCTGCTGCTGCAGCAGAATCCACTACTGCGCGCGCTCACCGACGAAGACTGGCGAGAGTTCGCCCGCTCGGCGCGCGCGCATTCGGATGTTCAGCGGCACTCGCAATACGTCGCGTTGGTGCTGAGCCGTTGA
- the kdsA gene encoding 3-deoxy-8-phosphooctulonate synthase → MPAREVIVGSVRIGGAQPLAYLGGPCVIESRDSALRHAAAIKAMTDKLGMPFVFKSSFDKANRTSLSSYRGPGLHEGLKILAEVKREIGVAVVTDVHETPQIAAVAEVADLLQTPAFLCRQTDFLLAVARAGKPMNIKKGQFLAPWDIGPLLEKVASSGNQQLIITERGASFGYNNLVADMRSLAVMAEHGYPVVYDAGHSVQLPGGQGAASGGQRQFIRPLARAAVAVGVNAVFLETHEDPDRALSDGPNSYRLSELPALLRELQAIHSTLATFGRSDASTT, encoded by the coding sequence ATGCCGGCTCGTGAAGTCATCGTCGGCTCCGTACGCATCGGTGGCGCTCAGCCGCTCGCGTATCTCGGCGGGCCGTGTGTCATCGAGAGTCGCGACAGTGCGCTGCGGCACGCCGCGGCGATCAAAGCGATGACTGACAAACTCGGCATGCCGTTCGTGTTCAAATCGTCTTTCGACAAAGCCAACCGCACGTCGCTGTCGTCGTACCGCGGCCCGGGATTGCACGAGGGCTTGAAAATTCTTGCCGAGGTCAAACGCGAAATCGGCGTGGCGGTGGTGACCGATGTCCACGAAACGCCGCAGATTGCCGCCGTCGCAGAGGTCGCCGATCTGTTGCAGACCCCTGCGTTCCTCTGCCGGCAGACGGATTTTCTGCTCGCGGTGGCGCGCGCCGGCAAACCGATGAACATCAAGAAGGGGCAATTTCTCGCGCCCTGGGACATCGGGCCGCTGCTGGAGAAAGTCGCGTCGAGCGGCAATCAGCAACTGATAATCACCGAACGCGGCGCCAGCTTTGGTTACAACAACTTGGTCGCCGACATGCGCTCGCTGGCAGTCATGGCGGAGCATGGATACCCGGTGGTCTACGACGCCGGCCACAGTGTGCAGTTACCGGGCGGACAAGGGGCGGCGTCGGGCGGGCAGCGCCAATTCATCCGCCCGCTGGCGCGCGCCGCCGTTGCGGTCGGGGTCAACGCCGTGTTTCTCGAAACCCACGAAGATCCCGATCGCGCACTCAGCGACGGCCCGAACTCGTATCGTCTGAGCGAGTTGCCGGCCCTGCTGCGCGAGTTGCAAGCCATTCATTCCACTCTGGCCACGTTTGGGCGAAGCGATGCCTCTACCACGTAA
- a CDS encoding ferritin-like domain-containing protein, producing the protein MSADPRLIKLFCYYRDAELRGANLLMRLINHIDDSDSQVKLSLHLAEETHHAWLWTKRITDLGGEPKTIADGYQSRIGLKTVPRSVIDILALTVVVEERSHQRYVEHAARPDIDPETLAVLKEVSHDEKWHIAWIRAKLNELAATEGGSERVEAALEKYREIDRQVYNDLLEKERQEFGGGLAHAPAAS; encoded by the coding sequence ATGAGTGCTGATCCACGGCTGATCAAGCTGTTTTGCTACTATCGCGACGCCGAGCTGCGCGGGGCCAACCTGCTCATGCGGCTCATCAATCACATCGACGACTCCGACTCGCAGGTGAAGCTGTCGCTGCACCTGGCGGAAGAAACGCACCACGCTTGGCTATGGACCAAGCGCATCACGGATCTTGGCGGCGAACCGAAGACGATCGCCGACGGCTACCAGTCACGCATCGGCTTGAAGACGGTTCCGCGCAGCGTCATCGATATCCTCGCCCTGACCGTGGTGGTCGAAGAACGCTCGCATCAGCGCTACGTCGAACACGCGGCACGCCCCGACATCGATCCGGAGACACTGGCGGTGTTGAAGGAAGTGTCCCACGACGAGAAATGGCACATCGCCTGGATTCGCGCCAAGCTCAACGAGCTGGCGGCCACCGAGGGCGGCTCCGAGCGCGTCGAAGCGGCGTTGGAGAAGTATCGCGAGATTGATCGGCAGGTGTACAACGATCTGCTCGAAAAGGAGCGCCAGGAGTTCGGTGGCGGCCTCGCGCACGCCCCGGCGGCCAGCTGA
- a CDS encoding FAD-dependent oxidoreductase, whose product MQTRYDLVVIGSGPGGEGAAMRATKEGKSVLVIDRQAEVGSAPV is encoded by the coding sequence ATGCAAACTCGCTACGACCTCGTTGTCATTGGCAGCGGTCCCGGTGGGGAGGGCGCGGCGATGCGCGCGACCAAGGAGGGCAAGTCGGTCCTGGTGATCGATCGGCAAGCCGAGGTCGGCAGCGCACCGGTGTGA
- a CDS encoding GNAT family N-acetyltransferase, with protein MRVPLLRTARLVIRPFEPDDLDAIHRILDRELSDADFGTEGVQTRDERREWLTWSIMNYEQLGQLNQPPYGDRAVVVKDTNELVGACGFVPCLAPFGQLPSWRVAEETRRSFRAEFGLYYAISPAHQRRGYATEATRALIEYALNDLCLHRIVATTTHDNAASMAVMRKLGMRIERNPDPDPPWFQVVGVLESGGRT; from the coding sequence ATGCGGGTTCCGCTCCTTCGCACCGCGCGACTCGTCATTCGCCCGTTCGAGCCCGACGACTTGGACGCCATTCATCGCATCCTCGACCGCGAACTGAGCGACGCCGACTTCGGCACCGAAGGAGTGCAAACCCGCGACGAGCGGCGAGAGTGGTTGACATGGTCGATCATGAACTACGAGCAACTCGGTCAACTCAATCAGCCGCCGTATGGTGATCGGGCGGTTGTGGTGAAGGATACGAACGAGTTGGTCGGTGCGTGCGGGTTTGTGCCCTGCCTGGCGCCGTTCGGCCAACTGCCATCGTGGCGAGTCGCCGAAGAGACGCGACGATCGTTTCGCGCCGAGTTCGGTTTGTACTACGCGATCTCGCCGGCGCACCAACGCCGTGGCTACGCCACCGAAGCGACCCGCGCCTTGATCGAATACGCGCTGAATGATCTGTGCCTGCATCGCATCGTGGCGACCACGACGCACGACAACGCTGCGTCGATGGCGGTCATGCGCAAGTTGGGAATGCGGATCGAGCGCAATCCCGATCCCGATCCGCCGTGGTTCCAAGTCGTGGGTGTTTTGGAGAGCGGTGGTCGGACATGA
- a CDS encoding lysophospholipid acyltransferase family protein, whose translation MRAALAVCGAVPWRWSLKLGAALGQLFYLFDARDRRIALINLAFAFPDQPPAAHRRILRATCRNLGRMAFEIAHMPRLTVATLARYVRAEDPARWNAVVATARERGAIILTAHFGNWELLAYACGLLGQPVTLIHRRMRNALVDREIGVLRGGAGTQAIPKKAAAKEALRRLKARALVAIPIDQNQVRSFGVFVDFFGKPACTTAGPARLSMLTGAPIIPVFIVREGTSERHRIVVLPEIELARTGDREADIRVTTQRCTAVFEAIVRQHPDHWIWFHKRWKTRPEGEARLY comes from the coding sequence ATGCGCGCAGCGCTGGCGGTCTGCGGTGCAGTGCCGTGGCGCTGGAGTTTGAAACTAGGCGCGGCGCTGGGGCAGCTCTTCTATCTGTTCGATGCGCGTGACCGGCGCATCGCCCTGATCAATTTGGCGTTCGCGTTCCCCGATCAGCCGCCGGCCGCACATCGCCGCATTCTGCGCGCGACCTGCCGCAACCTCGGCCGCATGGCGTTCGAGATCGCCCACATGCCGCGCCTGACCGTGGCAACGTTGGCGCGCTACGTTCGGGCGGAAGATCCCGCGCGCTGGAATGCCGTCGTCGCCACGGCCCGCGAGCGCGGCGCGATCATTTTGACCGCGCACTTCGGCAATTGGGAGTTGTTGGCCTATGCGTGCGGACTCCTCGGCCAACCGGTGACGTTGATTCACCGCCGAATGCGCAACGCGTTGGTTGATCGCGAGATCGGCGTTCTGCGCGGCGGTGCCGGCACGCAAGCAATTCCGAAGAAGGCGGCCGCGAAGGAGGCGCTGCGACGGCTCAAGGCGCGTGCGCTGGTGGCGATTCCGATTGATCAAAACCAAGTGCGCAGCTTCGGCGTGTTCGTCGACTTCTTCGGCAAGCCCGCCTGCACGACGGCCGGCCCAGCGCGCCTGTCGATGTTGACCGGCGCGCCGATCATTCCGGTCTTCATCGTGCGCGAGGGTACCAGCGAGCGTCATCGTATCGTCGTGTTGCCCGAGATCGAACTGGCGCGCACGGGAGATCGCGAAGCCGACATCCGCGTCACGACGCAGCGCTGCACCGCGGTCTTCGAAGCGATCGTCCGCCAGCACCCGGATCACTGGATCTGGTTTCACAAGCGGTGGAAGACGCGGCCGGAAGGCGAAGCCAGACTGTACTGA
- the sthA gene encoding Si-specific NAD(P)(+) transhydrogenase: MQTRYDLVVIGSGPGGEGAAMRATKEGKSVLVIDRQAEVGGSCTHWSTIPSKALRYAVRQVMDLTHAPLFHELLKPARLTFAQLLQSASSVISKQVNLRQGFYERNGVRLVQGRASFIDPHIIDVEEDKSAHERFEGDAFVIAAGSRPYRPPDVDFHHPRIFDSETILRLEDTPQSITIYGAGVVGCEYASIFRTLGVKLNLVNTRKKLLEFLDDEIIDALSYHLREQGALIRHNEEYERVEGEDDGVVLHLKSGKKLKTDILLWANGRTGNSDGLGLDRLGIIPDSRGNIPVNHDYQTALPHIYAVGDIIGFPALASAAYDQGRFAVSHLLTGTCEHLIDLIPTGIYTTPEISSVGRSERELTERSVPYEVGHAFFKSLARAQITGQTVGMLKILFHRETLQILGLHCFGDQASEIIHIGQAIMSQKGEANTIRYFVNTTFNYPTMAEAYRVAALNGLNRLF; encoded by the coding sequence ATGCAAACTCGCTACGACCTCGTTGTCATTGGCAGCGGACCCGGTGGGGAAGGCGCGGCGATGCGCGCGACCAAGGAGGGCAAGTCGGTCTTGGTGATTGATCGGCAAGCCGAGGTCGGCGGCAGCTGCACGCATTGGAGCACGATCCCGAGCAAGGCGCTGCGCTACGCGGTGCGGCAAGTGATGGATCTCACCCACGCGCCGTTGTTTCATGAGCTGCTCAAACCGGCGCGACTGACGTTCGCGCAGCTGCTGCAGAGCGCCAGCTCGGTCATCAGCAAGCAGGTCAACCTCCGTCAAGGATTCTACGAGCGCAACGGTGTCCGACTCGTGCAAGGGCGCGCATCGTTCATCGATCCGCACATCATCGACGTCGAAGAGGACAAAAGCGCGCACGAACGCTTTGAAGGGGACGCATTCGTGATCGCCGCCGGTTCGCGACCGTATCGTCCGCCCGACGTCGATTTCCACCATCCGCGCATCTTCGACAGCGAGACCATCCTGCGGCTTGAAGATACGCCGCAGTCGATCACCATCTACGGCGCCGGTGTCGTCGGTTGCGAGTACGCCTCGATCTTCCGCACCCTGGGCGTGAAACTCAATCTGGTCAATACGCGCAAGAAGCTGCTCGAGTTCCTCGACGACGAAATCATCGACGCGCTCTCGTATCACTTGCGTGAACAAGGCGCGTTGATCCGCCACAACGAGGAGTACGAACGCGTCGAAGGCGAAGACGACGGCGTCGTGCTGCATCTCAAGTCGGGCAAGAAGCTCAAGACCGACATCCTGCTGTGGGCCAACGGTCGCACCGGAAATTCCGACGGCCTGGGCCTCGATCGGCTCGGCATCATACCTGACTCGCGCGGCAACATTCCGGTGAACCACGACTACCAGACCGCCCTGCCGCACATCTATGCTGTCGGTGACATCATCGGATTTCCCGCCCTCGCCAGCGCGGCGTACGACCAGGGACGCTTCGCCGTCTCGCATCTGCTCACCGGCACCTGTGAGCACCTGATCGATCTGATTCCGACCGGCATCTACACCACGCCCGAGATCAGCTCAGTCGGTCGCAGCGAGCGCGAGCTCACCGAACGCTCGGTGCCGTACGAAGTCGGCCACGCGTTTTTCAAGAGTCTGGCGCGCGCGCAGATCACCGGGCAGACCGTCGGCATGCTGAAGATTCTGTTCCATCGCGAGACGCTGCAGATCCTCGGCCTGCACTGCTTCGGCGATCAGGCGTCGGAGATCATTCACATTGGCCAGGCCATCATGTCGCAGAAGGGCGAGGCGAACACGATCCGGTACTTCGTCAATACCACCTTCAACTACCCGACCATGGCCGAAGCCTACCGCGTCGCCGCGCTCAACGGATTGAATCGTCTCTTCTGA
- a CDS encoding SDR family oxidoreductase — protein sequence MSSSSETILLTGVSGFLGRHVLWNLLRRTEVATKIYCLLRPENGVPVDQRLQTLLTPERGPLPADALERCHAVSGDIVDDKLLLEPAMRDRLLGEVDRIIHCAATVKFDTPLSEARRINVEGTRHMLRFAEALQARGRLRRVDHFSTAFVAGTTAGRAYEDRLDRTQFNNTYEQTKWEAEQIVREAQGRLPITIYRPSVVVGDSKTGYTSNFRVLYWPLKILASGLVVVVPADRQGIVDVVPIDYVVEAFEALSRSEQSVGKCYHLAAGPEQHSSIGELLEMGAAFFGVRHPWMIPPQISYRIARPLLYTMFWGKRRALLRTGEQYFPYFSYRASFDTAAAGTDLAATGIAAPSVKHYFGNIMKFCVDTNWGRTPKPPHSCAPGAAG from the coding sequence ATGTCGTCTTCATCTGAGACGATCCTGCTGACTGGTGTCAGTGGTTTCTTGGGTCGTCACGTGCTCTGGAATCTGCTGCGGCGCACGGAGGTCGCGACAAAGATCTATTGCCTGCTGCGTCCCGAGAACGGCGTGCCGGTCGATCAGCGTCTGCAAACGCTCCTTACGCCGGAACGCGGACCACTGCCCGCCGACGCGCTTGAACGCTGCCATGCGGTTTCCGGCGACATCGTTGATGACAAATTGCTACTCGAACCGGCGATGCGCGACCGGCTTCTCGGCGAAGTCGACCGGATCATTCACTGTGCGGCTACGGTCAAGTTCGATACGCCGTTGTCCGAGGCGCGGCGCATCAACGTCGAGGGCACGCGCCACATGCTGCGCTTCGCCGAGGCGCTGCAGGCTCGCGGTCGCTTGCGCCGCGTCGATCACTTCAGCACCGCGTTCGTCGCGGGTACCACCGCCGGCCGCGCGTATGAGGACCGGCTCGATCGCACGCAGTTCAACAACACCTACGAACAAACGAAGTGGGAAGCCGAGCAGATCGTCCGCGAGGCGCAAGGTCGGTTGCCGATCACGATCTACCGGCCCAGCGTTGTCGTCGGTGACTCGAAGACCGGCTACACATCGAACTTCCGCGTCTTGTATTGGCCGCTGAAGATTCTGGCCAGTGGCCTGGTGGTCGTGGTACCCGCCGACCGGCAGGGGATCGTCGATGTCGTGCCGATCGACTATGTCGTAGAGGCGTTCGAAGCCCTCAGCAGAAGCGAGCAGTCGGTGGGAAAATGTTATCACCTCGCGGCCGGTCCTGAGCAGCACAGTTCGATCGGTGAGCTGTTGGAGATGGGCGCGGCGTTCTTTGGCGTCCGCCACCCGTGGATGATTCCGCCGCAGATCTCCTACCGCATCGCCCGGCCGCTGTTGTACACGATGTTTTGGGGCAAGCGGCGGGCGCTGCTACGGACCGGCGAGCAATACTTCCCGTATTTTTCGTACCGCGCGTCGTTCGATACCGCGGCGGCCGGGACCGACTTGGCCGCGACCGGCATCGCCGCGCCGTCGGTGAAGCACTACTTCGGCAACATCATGAAGTTCTGCGTGGACACGAATTGGGGACGAACGCCGAAGCCTCCGCACTCTTGCGCGCCCGGTGCGGCCGGTTGA